A genomic region of Paralichthys olivaceus isolate ysfri-2021 chromosome 18, ASM2471397v2, whole genome shotgun sequence contains the following coding sequences:
- the kmt5aa gene encoding N-lysine methyltransferase KMT5A-A isoform X1: MNGDIVCNSLTVLNHTKSTSPGQDEKRIKLTQEGRCPPIITQQNEAPWQGEDRRANTITTPKDSKSQCSPCWTDEQPSPPQLYCPQACLRSSTEPSLPLSNSLCHTLLLTGNNSALHGRKRRDVRPKVGGKKPPRRIAAGKNSQNRKVTDYYPIRRSSRKSIMVLKVQHIEGKGRAVFATRCFQKGEYVVEYHGDLLQITDAKKREAEYAQNPATGCYMYYFQYLCKTYCVDATKESGRMGRLINHSKNGNCQTKLHDINGVPHLILVASRDIDEGEELLYDYGDRSKASIAAHPWLKY; the protein is encoded by the exons ATGAACGGG GATATTGTTTGCAACTCACTTACTGTCTTAAACCACACCAAGTCAACATCACCAGGTCAGGATGAAAAGAGGATCAAGCTGACACAGGAAGGGAGGTGCCCTCCAATAATCACACAGCAAAATGAAGCTCCGTGGCAGGGAGAGG ACCGGAGAGCAAATACCATCACTACACCAAAAGACTCAAAGAGCCAGTGTTCACCCTGCTGGACAGATGAACAACCGTCACCTCCGCAGCTCTACTGCCCTCAGGCCTGCCTTCGTTCCTCCACCGAGCCCTCCCTGCCTCTCAGTAACAGCCTATGTcacactctcctcctcactggCAACAACAGCGCACTCCACGGTCGCAAGAGGAGAGATGTCCGCCCCAAGGTCGGGGGAAAGAAACCACCTCGTCGAAT TGCAGCTGGAAAAAACTCCCAAAACCGAAAAGTAACTGATTACTACCCTATAAGACGAAGCTCGAGAAAAAGTATAATGGTTTTAAAG GTGCAACATATAGAAGGAAAGGGGAGGGCGGTGTTTGCCACTCGTTGTTTCCAGAAAGGCGAGTACGTGGTAGAGTACCACGGAGACCTGCTGCAGATCACAGATGCCAAGAAGAGGGAGGCCGAATACGCTCAAAACCCTGCCACTGGCTGCTACATGTACTACTTCCAGTACCTCTGCAAAACATACTG TGTGGATGCCACAAAAGAGTCTGGTCGAATGGGTAGATTGATAAATCACAGCAAAAATGGAAACTGCCAAACCAAACTCCACGACATCAACGGTgtccctcacctcatcctcgtcgCCTCTCGAGACATCGACGAAGGCGAGGAGCTGCTCTATGACTACGGAGACCGCAGTAAAGCCTCTATCGCAGCTCACCCATGGCTCAAGTACTGA
- the kmt5aa gene encoding N-lysine methyltransferase KMT5A-A isoform X2: MNGDIVCNSLTVLNHTKSTSPGQDEKRIKLTQEGRCPPIITQQNEAPWQGEDRRANTITTPKDSKSQCSPCWTDEQPSPPQLYCPQACLRSSTEPSLPLSNSLCHTLLLTGNNSALHGRKRRDVRPKVGGKKPPRRIAAGKNSQNRKVTDYYPIRRSSRKSIMVLKCEQKQLIDDRITKGIEEGMEVQHIEGKGRAVFATRCFQKGEYVVEYHGDLLQITDAKKREAEYAQNPATGCYMYYFQYLCKTYCVDATKESGRMGRLINHSKNGNCQTKLHDINGVPHLILVASRDIDEGEELLYDYGDRSKASIAAHPWLKY; encoded by the exons ATGAACGGG GATATTGTTTGCAACTCACTTACTGTCTTAAACCACACCAAGTCAACATCACCAGGTCAGGATGAAAAGAGGATCAAGCTGACACAGGAAGGGAGGTGCCCTCCAATAATCACACAGCAAAATGAAGCTCCGTGGCAGGGAGAGG ACCGGAGAGCAAATACCATCACTACACCAAAAGACTCAAAGAGCCAGTGTTCACCCTGCTGGACAGATGAACAACCGTCACCTCCGCAGCTCTACTGCCCTCAGGCCTGCCTTCGTTCCTCCACCGAGCCCTCCCTGCCTCTCAGTAACAGCCTATGTcacactctcctcctcactggCAACAACAGCGCACTCCACGGTCGCAAGAGGAGAGATGTCCGCCCCAAGGTCGGGGGAAAGAAACCACCTCGTCGAAT TGCAGCTGGAAAAAACTCCCAAAACCGAAAAGTAACTGATTACTACCCTATAAGACGAAGCTCGAGAAAAAGTATAATGGTTTTAAAG TGTGAACAGAAGCAGCTCATAGACGATCGCATCACAAAAGGAATAGAGGAAGGAATGGAG GTGCAACATATAGAAGGAAAGGGGAGGGCGGTGTTTGCCACTCGTTGTTTCCAGAAAGGCGAGTACGTGGTAGAGTACCACGGAGACCTGCTGCAGATCACAGATGCCAAGAAGAGGGAGGCCGAATACGCTCAAAACCCTGCCACTGGCTGCTACATGTACTACTTCCAGTACCTCTGCAAAACATACTG TGTGGATGCCACAAAAGAGTCTGGTCGAATGGGTAGATTGATAAATCACAGCAAAAATGGAAACTGCCAAACCAAACTCCACGACATCAACGGTgtccctcacctcatcctcgtcgCCTCTCGAGACATCGACGAAGGCGAGGAGCTGCTCTATGACTACGGAGACCGCAGTAAAGCCTCTATCGCAGCTCACCCATGGCTCAAGTACTGA
- the sbno1 gene encoding protein strawberry notch homolog 1 isoform X1, giving the protein MDPGQDLLLAALSESGICPNDIGLFDVDSQDVAQPSTTQQSISISALDVGVGTEAVEVVRAEPQTPVPVVTIRHKPQPSTTTFVLNQLNQLPSLGATVTKQSVSNPIKHTITVTKVVHVANSALRGSSTPSPTTVNPSVSRVVPSNRDQQIQLKDLLRTGHVKNTGLKGNSLMELMKLKPPPDIAPPVASATGPSEINNGIKKEMMGRDAARIWISDDIKMHNFSHTQKHPGMREEDEPEEEEEDELGHAETYAEYMPMKLKIGLRHPDPVVETSSLSSVSPPEVWYRLSIPEEVIDRGCLSALQLEAITYAAQQHETFLPNGDRAAYLIGDGAGVGKGRTIAGIIYENYLLGRKRSLWFSVSNDLKYDAERDLRDIGAKNIQVHSLNKFKYGKISSKHNGSVKKGVIFATYSSLIGESQSGGKYKTRFQQLLHWCGEDFDGVIVYDECHKAKNVCPIGSSKPTKTGLAVLELQNKLPKARVVYASATGASEPRNMAYMNRLGIWGHKTPFREFGNFIQAVERRGVGAMEIVAMDMKLRGMYIARQLSFTGVTFKIEEVPLAQKYINMYNKSVRLWVSAREKFQQAANLMDAEQRMRKSMWGQFWSAHQRFFKYLCIASKVRRVVQLAREEVQNGKCVVIGLQSTGEARTLEALEEGGGELNDFVSTAKGVLQSLIEKHFPAPDRQKLYSLLGIDLSAKKTPPPIEPKAEPEQKGKKRKGSEVKKQQKKRQRKHGGLSGTSSEESQSEDSEGESGKDSDDSFKSISSADEDDDFNPFRDESDNDDEDDPWLIRKEPKKGKEKKKKKRRKSIDPDSIQSALLASGLGSTRPAFTASVNIPRAPATVKAESQDTCLTSQDAVEHAQKMKKDLLEKLEELAEFLPPNTLDELIDELGGPDNVAEMTGRKGRVVSNDDGSISYESRSELDVPVEILNLTEKQRFMDGEKNISIISEAASSGISLQADRRVKNQRRRVHMTLELPWSADRAIQQFGRTHRSNQVTAPEYVFLISELAGEQRFASIVAKRLESLGALTHGDRRATETRDLSRFNFDNKYGRNALEIVMKSIVKLDSPLVSPPSDFKGDFFKEIQGGLIGVGLINVEDRSGTLSLDKDYNNIGKFLNRILGMEVQQQNALFQYFSDTLAAVIQEAKKNGRYDMGILDLGSGDEKVKKVDCKKFLTPGYTTSGHVELFTVSVERGMSWEEATHAWADQSGADDGFYVQMRNNKKTAILVKEVNSKKRLFLVFRPNTGRQLKLETYTDIKKKFKKVLSEDAKQHWTDQYKSSALICSHAYWRGNCKKASVGLQCEVGLRCRTYYVLCGSVLSVWNELEEVLTPVSGTNVKVQIVRLRTEDGQRIVGLIIPANCVSPLINKLSTSDQCQQLAVQEQQKRQQLHPQSLSHAPNT; this is encoded by the exons ATGGATCCTGGACAGGATTTACTTCTCGCTGCTCTAAGTGAGAGTGGCATTTGCCCAAATGATATTGGCCTATTTGATGTTGATTCTCAGGATGTTGCGCAGCCCTCTACAACCCAGCAA TCTATCTCCATCAGTGCCCTGGATGTTGGCGTGGGGACAGAGGCAGTGGAAGTTGTTCGAGCAGAGCCTCAAACTCCAGTCCCTGTAGTTACTATCAGG CACAAACCTCAGCCATCAACCACCACGTTTGTCTTAAATCAGCTGAATCAGTTGCCATCGCTAGGAGCTACTGTGACCAAGCAATCAGTTTCAAACCCAATCAAACATACAATAACTGTCACCAAGGTGGTCCATGTTGCTAATTCAGCCCTGCGAGGTTCAtccaccccctcccccacaaCTGTTAATCCTTCAGTGTCCAGAGTAGTGCCTTCTAACAGAGATCAG cAGATTCAGTTGAAAGACCTGCTTAGGACCGGTCATGTGAAGAACACTGGCCTGAAGGGCAACAGTCTGATGGAGCTGATGAAACTAAAGCCCCCACCTGATATTGCTCCACCAGTAGCATCAGCCACCGGTCCAA GTGAAATTAACAATGGAATCAAGAAGGAAATGATGGGTAGAGATGCTGCCAGGATCTGGATTAGTGATGACATTAAAATGCACAACTTTTCACATACTCag AAACACCCAGGGATGAGAGAAGAAGATgagcctgaggaggaagaggaagatgaattGGGTCATGCGGAAACTTATGCAGAGTACATGCCAATGAAAT TAAAAATTGGCTTGAGGCATCCCGATCCTGTGGTGGAGACCAGTTCCTTGTCGAGTGTCAGCCCCCCAGAGGTGTGGTACAGACTGTCCATCCCAGAAGAAGTCATTGATCGCGGCTGCCTGTCTGCTCTGCAGCTTGAAGCCATCACATATGCAGCTCAG CAACACGAGACATTCCTCCCTAATGGTGATCGAGCTGCCTATTTGATTGGAGATGGAGCTGGTGTTGGGAAAGGCCGCACCATTGCAGGGATCATCTATGAGAATTACCTTCTTGGCCGGAAAAGATCTCTTTG GTTTAGTGTCTCAAATGACCTGAAGTACGATGCTGAGCGGGACTTGAGGGATATTGGAGCAAAAAACATTCAGGTTCATTCACTGAACAAG TTCAAATACGGCAAAATCTCCTCAAAACACAACGGGAGTGTGAAGAAAGGTGTGATCTTTGCCACCTACTCATCCTTGATAGGAGAGAGCCAATCAGGAGGCAAATACAAGACCAGGTTTCAACAGCTTCTCCACTGGTGTGGGGAGGACTTTGATGGAGTT ATTGTCTATGACGAGTGTCATAAAGCCAAAAATGTGTGTCCAATTGGATCATCCAAACCTACAAAAACTGGGCTTGCAGTGTTGGAACTGCAGAACAAACTCCCCAAGGCTCGGGTTGTGTATGCAAGTGCTACAG GTGCCTCTGAACCCCGAAACATGGCCTACATGAACCGACTGGGCATCTGGGGGCACAAAACACCCTTCAGAGAATTTGGCAACTTTATCCAAGCCGTTGAGCGCAG AGGCGTTGGTGCCATGGAGATAGTAGCTATGGACATGAAACTGAGGGGGATGTACATTGCAAGGCAGTTGAGTTTTACAGGTGTAACTTTCAAGATTGAGGAGGTTCCCCTGGCTCAGAAATACATCAACATGTACAACAAATCTGTGAGGCTG TGGGTGAGTGCACGTGAGAAGTTCCAGCAGGCTGCCAATCTGATGGATGCAGAACAACGCATGAGGAAGTCCATGTGGGGCCAGTTCTGGTCTGCTCACCAGCGATTCTTCAAGTATCTCTGCATCGCATCCAAAGTCCGCAGAGTGGTGCAGCTTGCCAGAGAAGAGGTCCAAAATGGAAAG TGTGTGGTGATTGGTCTTCAGTCTACTGGTGAAGCAAGAACACTGGAGGCcttggaggaaggaggaggagaactcAATGACTTTGTGTCAACTGCAAA aGGAGTGCTGCAGTCCTTGATTGAGAAGCACTTCCCAgctccagacagacagaagctTTACAGCCTGCTAGGCATTGACCTCTCAGCTAAGAAGACCCCCCCTCCCATTGAACCTAAAGCAGAACCTGAACAGAAgggcaagaaaagaaaag GTTCAGAGgttaaaaagcagcagaagaagaggcagCGCAAGCACGGTGGACTGTCGGGTACGAGCTCGGAGGAGAGCCAGTCCGAGGATTCAGAAGGAGAGTCTGGTAAAGACAGCGATGACAGCTTCAAATCTATCAGCTCAGCAGATGAAGACGATGATTTCAACCCATTCAGAGATGAGtctgataatgatgatgaagacg ATCCATGGCTTATCAGAAAAGAACCAAagaagggtaaagaaaaaaagaagaaaaagagaaggaagagtATCGACCCTGACTCCATTCAAAGTGCCTTGTTAGCCTCCGGGCTAGGCTCCACCAGGCCTGCTTTCACTGCCTCTGTTAACATCCCCAGAGCCCCTGCCACAG TCAAGGCAGAGAGCCAGGATACCTGCCTAACAAGTCAGGACGCAGTGGAACATGcccagaaaatgaagaaagatctGCTGGAAAAACTTGAGGAGTTGGCCGAGTTTCTACCTCCCAACACTCTGGATGAGCTCATAGATGAACTTGGTGGACCCGACAATGTTGCTGAG ATGACCGGACGAAAAGGTCGAGTGGTCAGTAATGACGATGGCAGTATCAGCTACGAGTCTCGCTCTGAGCTGGATGTCCCAGTGGAAATCCTCAACCTCACAGAGAAGCAGAGGTTCATGGATGGAGAGAAG AACATATCCATCATCTCGGAAGCTGCCAGCTCAGGTATTTCCTTGCAGGCCGATCGTCGAGTGAAGAATCAGCGGCGGAGAGTCCACATGACACTCGAGCTTCCATGGAGTGCAGACCGAGCTATACAGCAGTTCG GGAGAACTCACAGGTCAAACCAGGTTACAGCTCCAGAATATGTCTTCCTCATATCAGAGCTTGCAGGGGAGCAGAGATTTGCATCCATTGTTGCCAAAAGACTTGAAAGCCTG GGTGCTCTGACTCACGGAGACAGAAGAGCGACAGAAACCCGAGATCTCAGCAGGTTTAATTTTGACAACAAA TATGGCAGAAATGCTCTGGAAATTGTGATGAAGTCAATTGTGAAACTGGATTCTCCATTGGTGTCTCCGCCCTCTGACTTTAAAGGGGATTTCTTCAAAG AAATTCAAGGAGGACTAATAGGTGTGGGACTCATAAATGTGGAGGACAGATCTGGCACGCTGTCACTGGACAAAG ACTACAACAACATCGGCAAGTTCCTGAATCGTATTTTGGGCATGGAAGTCCAGCAGCAGAACGCCTTGTTCCAGTACTTTTCTGACACACTCGCAGCAGTCATTCAGGAAGCCAAGAAGAACGGCAGATATGACATGGGCATTCTTG ATCTGGGCTCTGGTGATGAGAAAGTGAAGAAGGTTGACTGCAAGAAATTCCTAACACCAGGCTACACCACATCAGGACATGTGGAACTCTTCACT GTGAGTGTGGAGAGGGGGATGTCGTGGGAAGAAGCCACACATGCCTGGGCGGATCAGAGTGGTGCAGATGATGGTTTCTATGTACAG ATGAGGAACAACAAGAAAACGGCCATACTGGTCAAAGAGGTGAACAGTAAGAAGAGGCTGTTCCTGGTTTTCAGGCCAAACACCGGAAGACAACTCAAACTGGAGACGTACACAGACATCAAGAAGAAGTTTAAAAAG GTGTTGTCAGAAGATGCCAAGCAGCACTGGACTGACCAGTACAAGTCGTCTGCACTAATCTGCTCTCATGCATATTG GCGGGGTAACTGTAAGAAAGCGTCAGTGGGTCTACAGTGTGAAGTTGGTCTTCGGTGTAGGACGTACTACGTTCTCTGCGGCTCTGTGCTCAGTGTGTGGAACGAGCTGGAGGAAGTACTAACCCCCGTCAGTGGAACCAATGTAAAGGTGCAGATTGTTCGCCTCAGAACAGAAGATGGACAGAGGATAGTTG GACTGATTATTCCAGCAAACTGTGTGTCTCCATTAATAAACAAGCTGTCGACATCGGACCAGTGCCAGCAGCTCGCcgtgcaggagcagcagaagaGGCAGCAGCTCCATCCTCAGAGTCTGAGTCACGCACCCAACACATAG
- the sbno1 gene encoding protein strawberry notch homolog 1 isoform X2: MDPGQDLLLAALSESGICPNDIGLFDVDSQDVAQPSTTQQSISISALDVGVGTEAVEVVRAEPQTPVPVVTIRHKPQPSTTTFVLNQLNQLPSLGATVTKQSVSNPIKHTITVTKVVHVANSALRGSSTPSPTTVNPSVSRVVPSNRDQIQLKDLLRTGHVKNTGLKGNSLMELMKLKPPPDIAPPVASATGPSEINNGIKKEMMGRDAARIWISDDIKMHNFSHTQKHPGMREEDEPEEEEEDELGHAETYAEYMPMKLKIGLRHPDPVVETSSLSSVSPPEVWYRLSIPEEVIDRGCLSALQLEAITYAAQQHETFLPNGDRAAYLIGDGAGVGKGRTIAGIIYENYLLGRKRSLWFSVSNDLKYDAERDLRDIGAKNIQVHSLNKFKYGKISSKHNGSVKKGVIFATYSSLIGESQSGGKYKTRFQQLLHWCGEDFDGVIVYDECHKAKNVCPIGSSKPTKTGLAVLELQNKLPKARVVYASATGASEPRNMAYMNRLGIWGHKTPFREFGNFIQAVERRGVGAMEIVAMDMKLRGMYIARQLSFTGVTFKIEEVPLAQKYINMYNKSVRLWVSAREKFQQAANLMDAEQRMRKSMWGQFWSAHQRFFKYLCIASKVRRVVQLAREEVQNGKCVVIGLQSTGEARTLEALEEGGGELNDFVSTAKGVLQSLIEKHFPAPDRQKLYSLLGIDLSAKKTPPPIEPKAEPEQKGKKRKGSEVKKQQKKRQRKHGGLSGTSSEESQSEDSEGESGKDSDDSFKSISSADEDDDFNPFRDESDNDDEDDPWLIRKEPKKGKEKKKKKRRKSIDPDSIQSALLASGLGSTRPAFTASVNIPRAPATVKAESQDTCLTSQDAVEHAQKMKKDLLEKLEELAEFLPPNTLDELIDELGGPDNVAEMTGRKGRVVSNDDGSISYESRSELDVPVEILNLTEKQRFMDGEKNISIISEAASSGISLQADRRVKNQRRRVHMTLELPWSADRAIQQFGRTHRSNQVTAPEYVFLISELAGEQRFASIVAKRLESLGALTHGDRRATETRDLSRFNFDNKYGRNALEIVMKSIVKLDSPLVSPPSDFKGDFFKEIQGGLIGVGLINVEDRSGTLSLDKDYNNIGKFLNRILGMEVQQQNALFQYFSDTLAAVIQEAKKNGRYDMGILDLGSGDEKVKKVDCKKFLTPGYTTSGHVELFTVSVERGMSWEEATHAWADQSGADDGFYVQMRNNKKTAILVKEVNSKKRLFLVFRPNTGRQLKLETYTDIKKKFKKVLSEDAKQHWTDQYKSSALICSHAYWRGNCKKASVGLQCEVGLRCRTYYVLCGSVLSVWNELEEVLTPVSGTNVKVQIVRLRTEDGQRIVGLIIPANCVSPLINKLSTSDQCQQLAVQEQQKRQQLHPQSLSHAPNT; the protein is encoded by the exons ATGGATCCTGGACAGGATTTACTTCTCGCTGCTCTAAGTGAGAGTGGCATTTGCCCAAATGATATTGGCCTATTTGATGTTGATTCTCAGGATGTTGCGCAGCCCTCTACAACCCAGCAA TCTATCTCCATCAGTGCCCTGGATGTTGGCGTGGGGACAGAGGCAGTGGAAGTTGTTCGAGCAGAGCCTCAAACTCCAGTCCCTGTAGTTACTATCAGG CACAAACCTCAGCCATCAACCACCACGTTTGTCTTAAATCAGCTGAATCAGTTGCCATCGCTAGGAGCTACTGTGACCAAGCAATCAGTTTCAAACCCAATCAAACATACAATAACTGTCACCAAGGTGGTCCATGTTGCTAATTCAGCCCTGCGAGGTTCAtccaccccctcccccacaaCTGTTAATCCTTCAGTGTCCAGAGTAGTGCCTTCTAACAGAGATCAG ATTCAGTTGAAAGACCTGCTTAGGACCGGTCATGTGAAGAACACTGGCCTGAAGGGCAACAGTCTGATGGAGCTGATGAAACTAAAGCCCCCACCTGATATTGCTCCACCAGTAGCATCAGCCACCGGTCCAA GTGAAATTAACAATGGAATCAAGAAGGAAATGATGGGTAGAGATGCTGCCAGGATCTGGATTAGTGATGACATTAAAATGCACAACTTTTCACATACTCag AAACACCCAGGGATGAGAGAAGAAGATgagcctgaggaggaagaggaagatgaattGGGTCATGCGGAAACTTATGCAGAGTACATGCCAATGAAAT TAAAAATTGGCTTGAGGCATCCCGATCCTGTGGTGGAGACCAGTTCCTTGTCGAGTGTCAGCCCCCCAGAGGTGTGGTACAGACTGTCCATCCCAGAAGAAGTCATTGATCGCGGCTGCCTGTCTGCTCTGCAGCTTGAAGCCATCACATATGCAGCTCAG CAACACGAGACATTCCTCCCTAATGGTGATCGAGCTGCCTATTTGATTGGAGATGGAGCTGGTGTTGGGAAAGGCCGCACCATTGCAGGGATCATCTATGAGAATTACCTTCTTGGCCGGAAAAGATCTCTTTG GTTTAGTGTCTCAAATGACCTGAAGTACGATGCTGAGCGGGACTTGAGGGATATTGGAGCAAAAAACATTCAGGTTCATTCACTGAACAAG TTCAAATACGGCAAAATCTCCTCAAAACACAACGGGAGTGTGAAGAAAGGTGTGATCTTTGCCACCTACTCATCCTTGATAGGAGAGAGCCAATCAGGAGGCAAATACAAGACCAGGTTTCAACAGCTTCTCCACTGGTGTGGGGAGGACTTTGATGGAGTT ATTGTCTATGACGAGTGTCATAAAGCCAAAAATGTGTGTCCAATTGGATCATCCAAACCTACAAAAACTGGGCTTGCAGTGTTGGAACTGCAGAACAAACTCCCCAAGGCTCGGGTTGTGTATGCAAGTGCTACAG GTGCCTCTGAACCCCGAAACATGGCCTACATGAACCGACTGGGCATCTGGGGGCACAAAACACCCTTCAGAGAATTTGGCAACTTTATCCAAGCCGTTGAGCGCAG AGGCGTTGGTGCCATGGAGATAGTAGCTATGGACATGAAACTGAGGGGGATGTACATTGCAAGGCAGTTGAGTTTTACAGGTGTAACTTTCAAGATTGAGGAGGTTCCCCTGGCTCAGAAATACATCAACATGTACAACAAATCTGTGAGGCTG TGGGTGAGTGCACGTGAGAAGTTCCAGCAGGCTGCCAATCTGATGGATGCAGAACAACGCATGAGGAAGTCCATGTGGGGCCAGTTCTGGTCTGCTCACCAGCGATTCTTCAAGTATCTCTGCATCGCATCCAAAGTCCGCAGAGTGGTGCAGCTTGCCAGAGAAGAGGTCCAAAATGGAAAG TGTGTGGTGATTGGTCTTCAGTCTACTGGTGAAGCAAGAACACTGGAGGCcttggaggaaggaggaggagaactcAATGACTTTGTGTCAACTGCAAA aGGAGTGCTGCAGTCCTTGATTGAGAAGCACTTCCCAgctccagacagacagaagctTTACAGCCTGCTAGGCATTGACCTCTCAGCTAAGAAGACCCCCCCTCCCATTGAACCTAAAGCAGAACCTGAACAGAAgggcaagaaaagaaaag GTTCAGAGgttaaaaagcagcagaagaagaggcagCGCAAGCACGGTGGACTGTCGGGTACGAGCTCGGAGGAGAGCCAGTCCGAGGATTCAGAAGGAGAGTCTGGTAAAGACAGCGATGACAGCTTCAAATCTATCAGCTCAGCAGATGAAGACGATGATTTCAACCCATTCAGAGATGAGtctgataatgatgatgaagacg ATCCATGGCTTATCAGAAAAGAACCAAagaagggtaaagaaaaaaagaagaaaaagagaaggaagagtATCGACCCTGACTCCATTCAAAGTGCCTTGTTAGCCTCCGGGCTAGGCTCCACCAGGCCTGCTTTCACTGCCTCTGTTAACATCCCCAGAGCCCCTGCCACAG TCAAGGCAGAGAGCCAGGATACCTGCCTAACAAGTCAGGACGCAGTGGAACATGcccagaaaatgaagaaagatctGCTGGAAAAACTTGAGGAGTTGGCCGAGTTTCTACCTCCCAACACTCTGGATGAGCTCATAGATGAACTTGGTGGACCCGACAATGTTGCTGAG ATGACCGGACGAAAAGGTCGAGTGGTCAGTAATGACGATGGCAGTATCAGCTACGAGTCTCGCTCTGAGCTGGATGTCCCAGTGGAAATCCTCAACCTCACAGAGAAGCAGAGGTTCATGGATGGAGAGAAG AACATATCCATCATCTCGGAAGCTGCCAGCTCAGGTATTTCCTTGCAGGCCGATCGTCGAGTGAAGAATCAGCGGCGGAGAGTCCACATGACACTCGAGCTTCCATGGAGTGCAGACCGAGCTATACAGCAGTTCG GGAGAACTCACAGGTCAAACCAGGTTACAGCTCCAGAATATGTCTTCCTCATATCAGAGCTTGCAGGGGAGCAGAGATTTGCATCCATTGTTGCCAAAAGACTTGAAAGCCTG GGTGCTCTGACTCACGGAGACAGAAGAGCGACAGAAACCCGAGATCTCAGCAGGTTTAATTTTGACAACAAA TATGGCAGAAATGCTCTGGAAATTGTGATGAAGTCAATTGTGAAACTGGATTCTCCATTGGTGTCTCCGCCCTCTGACTTTAAAGGGGATTTCTTCAAAG AAATTCAAGGAGGACTAATAGGTGTGGGACTCATAAATGTGGAGGACAGATCTGGCACGCTGTCACTGGACAAAG ACTACAACAACATCGGCAAGTTCCTGAATCGTATTTTGGGCATGGAAGTCCAGCAGCAGAACGCCTTGTTCCAGTACTTTTCTGACACACTCGCAGCAGTCATTCAGGAAGCCAAGAAGAACGGCAGATATGACATGGGCATTCTTG ATCTGGGCTCTGGTGATGAGAAAGTGAAGAAGGTTGACTGCAAGAAATTCCTAACACCAGGCTACACCACATCAGGACATGTGGAACTCTTCACT GTGAGTGTGGAGAGGGGGATGTCGTGGGAAGAAGCCACACATGCCTGGGCGGATCAGAGTGGTGCAGATGATGGTTTCTATGTACAG ATGAGGAACAACAAGAAAACGGCCATACTGGTCAAAGAGGTGAACAGTAAGAAGAGGCTGTTCCTGGTTTTCAGGCCAAACACCGGAAGACAACTCAAACTGGAGACGTACACAGACATCAAGAAGAAGTTTAAAAAG GTGTTGTCAGAAGATGCCAAGCAGCACTGGACTGACCAGTACAAGTCGTCTGCACTAATCTGCTCTCATGCATATTG GCGGGGTAACTGTAAGAAAGCGTCAGTGGGTCTACAGTGTGAAGTTGGTCTTCGGTGTAGGACGTACTACGTTCTCTGCGGCTCTGTGCTCAGTGTGTGGAACGAGCTGGAGGAAGTACTAACCCCCGTCAGTGGAACCAATGTAAAGGTGCAGATTGTTCGCCTCAGAACAGAAGATGGACAGAGGATAGTTG GACTGATTATTCCAGCAAACTGTGTGTCTCCATTAATAAACAAGCTGTCGACATCGGACCAGTGCCAGCAGCTCGCcgtgcaggagcagcagaagaGGCAGCAGCTCCATCCTCAGAGTCTGAGTCACGCACCCAACACATAG